The stretch of DNA TCTTATTGATTTTAGCAATCATGGTGCAAAACCCTAAAGGTGGTGGATTGTCTTCTACTTTTGGTGCAGGTGCGGGCCAACTAGGTGGTGTACAAAAAACAACTGACTTTTTAGATAAAAGTACTTGGACACTTGCGGGTGTATTATTAGCATTAATTTTATTATCATCATTATCTTTTGGATCTAGCTCTACAGATTCTAAGGTTTTAGGAACTGATGATGTTACAATTCCTGCAGTTCAAACTCCTGCAGCACCAGAAGCAAATACTGCAACTGGACAAACTACTG from Flavobacterium haoranii encodes:
- the secG gene encoding preprotein translocase subunit SecG; the encoded protein is MFTGFLIAITIVCFLLILAIMVQNPKGGGLSSTFGAGAGQLGGVQKTTDFLDKSTWTLAGVLLALILLSSLSFGSSSTDSKVLGTDDVTIPAVQTPAAPEANTATGQTTDNAATTSEATEEAAK